The Pelobates fuscus isolate aPelFus1 chromosome 2, aPelFus1.pri, whole genome shotgun sequence genome has a segment encoding these proteins:
- the LOC134585908 gene encoding cystatin-like: protein MDTFFKVYLIAILAVLAQCQMTERKGRPGGWHDVKVDDDGVQKVLQFAVTEHNQESNGEFMKVNRIVTARRQVVAGMKYNLKVDVSIYNCQVSDTENCQNPENSDQQKKRCTFEVLTVPWMNTTEVKRKRCYDRI, encoded by the exons ATGGATACATTCTTCAAGGTGTACTTAATAGCTATTTTAGCTGTTTTAGCACAGTGTCAGATGACAGAGAGGAAAGGCAGACCGGGAGGCTGGCATGATGTAAAGGTAGACGATGACGGGGTTCAGAAAGTGCTGCAGTTTGCTGTAACTGAACACAACCAAGAAAGTAATGGAGAGTTTATGAAAGTCAACAGAATAGTCACGGCTAGACGACAG gTGGTGGCTGgaatgaaatataatttaaaagtCGATGTTTCCATCTATAACTGCCAAGTCTCTGATACTGAAAATTGCCAAAATCCAGAAAATTCAGATCAACAG aaAAAAAGGTGCACATTTGAAGTTCTTACAGTTCCTTGGATGAACACGACCGAGGTGAAAAGGAAACGTTGCTATGACAGGATATGA
- the LOC134585909 gene encoding cystatin-like — translation METFFKVYLVVILAVLAQCDLTGNRESPLLGNWLAIDEDNEEVQKALQFAVTKYNKESNGEFMKVNWIISALQKVVAGMRYKLRVAASIYKCTVSGSENCKNLKNSKPKKKECVFQVYTVAWKNLMEVTRSRCFSRK, via the exons ATGGAAACATTCTTCAAGGTGTACTTGGTAGTTATTTTAGCTGTTTTAGCACAGTGTGATCTGACAGGTAACAGAGAAAGTCCTCTTCTGGGAAATTGGCTTGCTATAGATGAAGACAATGAAGAGGTTCAGAAAGCGCTGCAGTTTGCTGTAACTAAATACAACAAAGAAAGTAATGGAGAGTTTATGAAAGTCAACTGGATAATTTCGGCTCTGCAAAAG gtGGTGGCTGGAATGAGATATAAATTGAGAGTGGCTGCTTCCATCTATAAATGTACAGTCTCTGGTTCTGAAAATTGCAAAAATCTCAAAAATTCCAAACCAAAG AAAAAAGAGTGCGTATTTCAAGTTTACACAGTTGCATGGAAGAACTTGATGGAGGTGACCAGGTCACGTTGCTTTAGCAGAAAGTGA